A region of the Pseudomonadota bacterium genome:
CGCCACCTTTTTGCCAAGGCGGATTGCCCTGTACGCAAAAGGATCGGCAAAGGGGTTTGCAACAGCTCCGATAAAAAGGCGTGGCGGCTCTGAAAGCTTGTCTCCTCCGAGTATTACACCATTATCCCTCATCTGCCGGACAAGCTGTATTAACTGGACAGAATCTACATCAAATACCCCTTTTGCCTGGGGTTGATTGCCGAAAGACTGGTGGTCGCCGCTCAAACAGAGGACATTGCGGATACCGAGTGCAGAAGCGCCAAGTATATCAGACTGGAGTGCAATACGGTTACGGTCCCGTGTTGTCATCTGGAGCACAGGGTCAAGCCCTTCCTTTTTCAGGAGCACACAGGCGGCAAGACTGCTTAAGCGCACAACACCAGTCTGGTTGTCTGTTACATTTACGCTGTCAACAAAACCCTTCAGAATCTTTCCCTTGGACTTTATGACCTTCGGATCAGCTCCCTTGGGAGGGCCGCACTCTGCGGTAACAGCAAAATGCCCTTTTTCTAAAACCCTTTTGAGACGACTATCGGTTTTCATATGCTCTGGTCCTCCCTGTGGATTTTCCTGGGTCCCTTGCCCTGCTGCTTTGACCAGTCTGCAGGAGGATAGACGTTTTGCAGAAGGTCAAGCCTGCCTGCCTTATCAAGACGTTCAATGATGAGCTGCCATGCGCAGGGGGCATCGGGATCTGTCTCGCATTTGCCGTCTTTCGAACCACCGCAGGGGCCGTTAAATAACCCTTTGGCGCAGCGGGTAATGGGGCAGACCGCAGCAAAATAACCAAGTTTACAGTCGCCACAGGCACGGCAATTCTCTATCCAGAGCCCTGCTTCTTTTGTCTGACCGATAAAGGTGGTATTCAGTGCAGGAAGAATAATTACACCCGCGAATACATCGGCCAAAGCCTGAACACCTGCACCGCATCCAAGTGAGAGGATTGCATCGAACTGGCCGACAAGGCCGGTCAACTGGTCAATAAATTCATAGACGCACTGGCGGTCTAACGTAATCTCATTAACCTCTATCCTTCGCCCTTCCATCTTTGCGTCCATGCGGAGCGCCGAAGCAAGAAGCCCCACTTCCTTTTCACC
Encoded here:
- a CDS encoding methylenetetrahydrofolate reductase, whose product is MKTDSRLKRVLEKGHFAVTAECGPPKGADPKVIKSKGKILKGFVDSVNVTDNQTGVVRLSSLAACVLLKKEGLDPVLQMTTRDRNRIALQSDILGASALGIRNVLCLSGDHQSFGNQPQAKGVFDVDSVQLIQLVRQMRDNGVILGGDKLSEPPRLFIGAVANPFADPFAYRAIRLGKKVAAGAEFIQTQCIYNLTRFNEWMDKVRDLGLDEKVYILGGITPLKSARMAEFMSKQVAGMDVPDEIINRMKSIPAREQRQEGLKIAIETIQALKEAQGVHGVHIMAIEWEEAVPQLIEAAKLFPRPQV
- a CDS encoding methylenetetrahydrofolate reductase C-terminal domain-containing protein, producing the protein MITAERKPLSEIKEMIAPYKKILVAGCGSCVAECASGGEKEVGLLASALRMDAKMEGRRIEVNEITLDRQCVYEFIDQLTGLVGQFDAILSLGCGAGVQALADVFAGVIILPALNTTFIGQTKEAGLWIENCRACGDCKLGYFAAVCPITRCAKGLFNGPCGGSKDGKCETDPDAPCAWQLIIERLDKAGRLDLLQNVYPPADWSKQQGKGPRKIHREDQSI